From one Micromonospora siamensis genomic stretch:
- the ald gene encoding alanine dehydrogenase: MKVGIPREVKNHEYRVAITPAGVNEFTRNGHEVFVESGAGVGSSITDDEFAAAGAKILGTADEVWETAELVLKVKEPVAEEYHRMREGQVLFTYLHLAASKDCTDALVDRKVTGIAYETVELPDRSLPLLAPMSEVAGRLAPQVGAFYMMRTGGGRGVLPGGVSGVYAAKTVVIGAGVSGLNAAAIALGLQSEVLLLDKNVARLRSADAIYRGHLQTVASNAYEIERAVLDADLVIGAVLVPGAKAPKLISNELVSRMKPGSVLVDIAIDQGGCFEDSRPTTHADPVYKVHDSIFYCVANMPGAVPNTSTYALTNVTLPYALELANQGWRQALRNDPALALGLNTHDGQVVYGPVAEAHGMPTLPLDEVLG, encoded by the coding sequence GTGAAGGTCGGAATCCCACGCGAGGTCAAGAACCACGAGTACCGCGTGGCGATCACGCCGGCGGGCGTCAACGAGTTCACCCGCAACGGGCACGAGGTCTTCGTCGAGTCCGGCGCCGGGGTCGGGTCCAGCATCACCGACGACGAGTTCGCCGCCGCCGGCGCCAAGATCCTGGGCACCGCCGACGAGGTGTGGGAGACCGCCGAGCTGGTGCTCAAGGTCAAGGAGCCGGTCGCCGAGGAGTACCACCGGATGCGCGAGGGGCAGGTGCTCTTCACCTACCTGCACCTGGCCGCCTCCAAGGACTGCACCGACGCGCTGGTCGACCGCAAGGTCACCGGCATCGCGTACGAGACCGTCGAGCTGCCCGACCGGTCGCTGCCGCTGCTCGCCCCGATGTCCGAGGTCGCCGGCCGGCTCGCCCCGCAGGTGGGCGCCTTCTACATGATGCGTACCGGCGGCGGGCGGGGTGTGCTGCCCGGCGGCGTCTCCGGCGTGTACGCCGCGAAGACCGTCGTCATCGGCGCCGGCGTCTCCGGCCTGAACGCCGCCGCCATCGCGCTGGGCCTGCAGTCCGAGGTGCTGCTGCTGGACAAGAACGTCGCCCGGCTGCGCTCCGCCGACGCCATCTACCGCGGCCACCTGCAGACCGTCGCCTCCAACGCGTACGAGATCGAGCGGGCCGTGCTCGACGCGGACCTGGTCATCGGCGCGGTGCTGGTGCCCGGCGCGAAGGCCCCGAAGCTCATCTCCAACGAGCTGGTCTCCCGGATGAAGCCGGGCAGCGTGCTCGTCGACATCGCCATCGACCAGGGCGGCTGCTTCGAGGACTCGCGCCCGACCACGCACGCCGACCCGGTCTACAAGGTGCACGACTCGATCTTCTACTGCGTGGCGAACATGCCGGGCGCGGTGCCGAACACCAGCACCTACGCGCTGACCAACGTCACCCTGCCGTACGCGCTGGAGCTGGCCAACCAGGGCTGGCGGCAGGCGCTGCGCAACGACCCGGCGCTGGCGCTGGGCCTGAACACCCACGACGGCCAGGTCGTCTACGGCCCGGTGGCCGAGGCGCACGGCATGCCGACCCTGCCGCTGGACGAGGTCCTGGGCTGA